The following nucleotide sequence is from Anguilla rostrata isolate EN2019 chromosome 3, ASM1855537v3, whole genome shotgun sequence.
AGCatgattattcattatttttaatgtactttgaTTGGTTTGACTTCTTCTATCCAGCTTAGAGCTAGTAGAATAGCTTTTTGGCTGTTGCTGTTCCCAGCCGAATTATCCAGTTCAatttcaatatcaatatcaactagaagagtgcactcagtagagtgcagctCTCCAccaggcgtgttagctttgctgatgcaacaatagaggctacacaatcaatgcaaccagacaaatacaatattacaagtttttaccatgtgccactgaaaatcccaacaACGCCGATTCAGTGAAGTGACGGTGGTGACATGTTaactaatttcattcatatcagccatgACGTGTTAGGCtaagttcagatcaatgattcacaaTGAGACGAAACGATTTTAGAactttgcagagaaaattgcagcggtgtgaactggttagttgcagagtgTCTGAAGctgttgcctggggtctcaaaagacccaccttgtcaaatcgccaagtgcagtttcagcacgtttacaatcagacatcttgaaattttgcaagttgcatccagtctcgtttcGAATCATTGATTTGAACTGGCCTTTAGACAGAGCTAACGTAGACATTATTGTCTGGCACTTTCATgtcaaatctggacaggaacaattccaaaagaccagcgatgtaaaatagcaatttcaacgtgaaaattccaacaaaataattgccacagattcaaacgTACCTCATTAGTTGGCGGATTATTTTGTCGGCATTTTaacgttgaaattgatattttacattgctggtctttcattccaaacggaagtAGTTgttcacttgcggcccctatcGGCTGGTTAGGAGGAGTAAGGAGTTCGCACTCAAtatatttcaatggacaatgatggaaattaattcaaataaaatacttgtcgttgaccgattgtgtgtgaaacacacacacactctcacctgGCGGAGATAATTAGAGAGCTACTACTGCAAGAAGTATGTCAGAGCAATGAGCAAGGTAAAACCAAGTTTCTAAGTGAATTTAATGTGTGTAACAAGTAACTATTATgaacatgttttattcattgatATTTTCCAGAAGGACACCTTTTGACTGAAAAAAGAGTGaatgaataaagaaagaataagacctaataaagaatatttgtatTGTGAGGATCCAGGGGGTACCGACCCTCAATAGAATTATCTTCTGGGAGTGAAATATGACAATATTCcaatttcaattcagttcagttttatttttatagtgctttttacagagaactgtcacaaagacactttacacagtagcaaggcaagacactccccaaatagcaagtacataaggtaaagaactcccagtggggagagaACTCgagaggaacccagctatagagggagagcccatcctccactggccagcctggtgtaaagtagctgactgcaaataaaatgggttaagcaggttacagctgaggtgacaGCTAACCAGAACAATAGAAGATCAAATGATATAGTTcagaatagtgcagtttagaggagccagGTGATGTATCTGGTGGTCCAGACAGCATTGAGGCAAGGCAAGGtaggaacagggctgaagcaATGCATGACCATGGAGCAAAGGACAGGACTGGAGCAATCCCGTGGATTCAGGCAGAGGAAACGGGCTGGAGCGGTCTTTGAACTCAGGGTGAGATAAGGGGCGGGAGCCCCATGGAAAGATAAAAAGAAGATAAGGTTATCCTTtgtggtgtgtaagtgttcCTCAGCTGTTGAGAACATTCAGTTAAATGCTGTGTTCTTCCATGAGGCCATTTAtttatagccgcgtttccaccgcaggaactataccccggaactaggaaccttttgaggaactcagtgcgtttccaccgcaggaactagggtctaaatttagttctgggggctttgttttaccccccaaaacgttcctgctcggggggtagtactttccgaaagtacaggaaccttttgggtggagcttgcagcgctgaacatttctgattggtcgaagTACTGCAGcacttgtgttgtatttattttccgccattcccgccatgtttgaaaatatgccgcgcaacccgatttattttcataataacttcaaatcaaacttgtatgttatgcggcgcagtagcctagttttggttatagcctgccaacgtcttggaattataacgtgtctcttctgttcttttctgctttagtattcgttttataaaatgctaagcattcgtgctgggacagcatattacgtactaaaacattcaaacggattaattcgttgctgaatattttcttccggattttctttgttagcccattgtaattgaatcaaaacgtttgatacagttatgtgaggtatgcggtagttctgcgtaattcacattggtgatacagtaaaagcaaactggaaatcaccttccgcactttttgtcatggtaaaataaaggttaattctagtaatagtacctttagcttttcagactgccgtaatttacctgccattcttcaatttcacaaaaagaccaggaagactatggactaatttatggtgcatggttcgcatctggagggcacacttcgctgctcggctagcagtaactccgaaggaaaacaaacggtggctgtacactactaatttaaaatttcacgaagtccgagttttcgttctattcttgtcattttgcgattagcctatatagaattgacgatgagaaagtaatcaaacagcaaattgtttacaacgtgtgcatgttttctgctgttgttgccagttatattggaaatgtgaatgcattctgtcgcttcggatgtcaaaacatgaaagcgaatgttcgcatgaaaacataatgaatgtgtttgagaggatatataaaacagttacaatctgactattggtctgttatatcctatttgttgcataacgtccaagttcaactaccaacgacagttttgcttgacaacggtaaaatatgcccaaacggctgcagaagaatatttcaattccatgtgattaaatcgataaaatcaataaatacaaaagtaaccaatatagtcattgttgcaacccgttgtatataagtggaataaacctccggctgtcccggttattagaaaataatgtaggctacttcggtggtagtatggggttacagaaaaatcatatgacagatggaccgacgacaacgtcgcttttccatacgtcagtgggctaattatGTGATACTTTGATTTGACACtgaaaagtttgaatgaccacattctcttcacatggtaagatgaaaaaacacagggccaactTACTTGACAGAATGTAGGAAGCATTGAGTGGcaacattgctttggaatacagcatgtttaatttgtgttagctaaggtagccaatatttttttattgtaacttggtgtaattttgaTAACAGTCCTTTTAATGGCAAGCCTAGATTTTGGAAGTGTTAATGactgtttctgcctccactacatgtccaacatgtttagtactttcacttttctgtgtatgtaaaataatgcctgtgacaaagggtgcggtggcgtaagtataATATAGGCTTGCACCATCAGAAACGCAACAGAAATCcccccagtgtatgtactcactgaTTTGATAGCCATCCAATGAGCcttcattgacaaaattatcagcaagctcGTTTCATTTGAGCTCCCTAGGTCACagcttgtgtacccttctgtcctgctccattttctgttatttcgtctGAGATACACTTTTAgtgtttataaggcattttgataagTTGTAGATAGGACTCCTCTTCGGTATTTTCCTTAGCTAGATCACTGACCTTACGTGAGAATTCGAGAAGGAGAACTAGGTAACAGTTGTGACAAATAGGAACACTTGACAGTGGAGAATAGCAGCACATACGtatttcccagcaatctttgcatatcagaaaataacagtataACGAGAGAAATGACGACAAATGATGCAATTGAGGtattgaaacaatatgttttcagCAGAATaggcatgtaggtgaagtttgacatgatcacagactagtGCAAAGAAAAAgtagtgaccatgagcgagatgagtttccttattgaacAGTATATAAAACAGACATTGCAGGCatgtagcagatgctcttatgcagagcgacttacacaatttttaagatagaatttacattgcatccatttatacagctggatatatactaaagcaatgcaggttaagtaccttgctcaagggtacaacggcagtgtcctacccaggaatcgaacctgagacctttaggtcacaagaccagttccttacccattataccacactgccgccctgATGGCATACGTAGTTGTTCAAGGAATGTGAAATTACATAGGAAAACTGTTATACAAATGTACTTTTCTCACATAGACTACTagttataattataaataagtcatgtttttaaatttaatgtttttaatggggtgttgcagACAGTACATACGTACTAATTGTTTGTCTGTGGGTAGATGGACAACAGGGCGAGGTagcatgaatgtagaaacatggcgtttgctgataagaacgttTTCTAAAGTAGCCAGGTAAAGAAATATAgttagaaattatattttaaactaGAAATGCCACtgtggtcagctggtgtaactttttaagaaaGTCAATAAATGTGCCGTCaggaaatgcatatggctgccTATGAGTGACTTTTGCTAATCATTTTCATTGAAGATTCTGATATTCTGataagtgcaaaagcaatagttcaaaagcaatagacaattattagttagtaagtgtaagaaaatgttagagTAAGAAATTAAAGATTTGCCTGAGGGCGATTCAGGATTCGATCGTCCAACCTTGTGCTTTCCAGTCAGTGACGTTACCAGTGCGCCACTGTCTTGGTTAAATGtgcctgtggttttaaagaagacaggctagtaagcacagctgagctccggttgtatccatatggcctggctatattgtagccggttaactgaaCATGTAGATGTTATGTCATAATACGGTCTATACATTCGGTGAAAGaccgggtagatatggtgcaaaagcaatagttgaaAAGTAATATACAAATATTAGTGAGCAAATAAGCATGTATAAGAAATGAAAGATTTGCCCCAGGAGGGATTTGACCCCATGACAATCCATAGACAGCAACATTACCACTGAGCCACAAACTGACTAGCTGTCAAGACTGGAAAttttcttggggaaaaaatataagtccattttgcgtgtgtatgtgacattttgattgtcTGGTGCAGGttaaggattggctggtgtccaatggggagacattgtTTCTGGGCTTGCAGCATTAAGGTGTTGTAatctggcaggaaaaataagaagaaggagaaaTTGTGCGGGCGTGTGAAGGGCGTGTAAATTCTGTCTGtagaaatggggtcagaaggtacagaaatgaatgttttaaagggCTGAGAGTTTGTGggcattgtggttatttctgtaataggaaaccctgaaaagtatGTATacgtatggggcatgccgccccgccaaggcgtaacttggcgggatggcatacttgcatacctgccatcccaatacaaagtgatttttggatttctttattgttttacaaaatgtatatgtCCCGCATGTTTACTATGAGAGACCTCTGTAGGATCACggtttggtcattttggtacaaatgtaatttttatgtCAAactttgaaccatgtctgtactgtgcaTACTTTTGGAGATAATGGTTTATTTAAGACAGGGGATTCTTACAATAATTCCTGGGTTTTAAGTggttaaattatatttcatttgactTGTACATGCTTGTTTTTATGCCTCAGTGACGGCACAGCCACAGCACACcactgtgacctcacgtccGTCCTATTCTCTTGTGAACGcaatatctcaggaacgccttgagggaatttcttaaaatttggcataaacatccacttggactcaatgatgaactgattagatgtTGGTGGTCAAAGTTCAAAGAtaaaggtcactgtgacctcacgtctgtcccattctctcgtgaacgcgatatctcaggaacgccttgagggaatttcttcaaatttggcacaaacgtccatttggactcaaggatgaactgattagattttggtggtcaaaggtcaaggtcactgtgacctcacgaAACCcatttttgccttgagggaatacaaaacacgtttttgccttgagggaatttcttcacatttggcacACATGCCCACTTGAGGTCAAacgtcaaggtcactgtgacctcacaaaacacatttttggccataactcaagaattcatacgctaattatgaaaagtttcacagaaatgtctaataggataacatgatgaagtgatgacattgcACCCCAGCACATCACCGCAAAAAACAgagcactggctactggttggtgGAGGCATACAATGGCGAGGCAGTATTTCTAGTTTTATGATTGTCTTTGTGTGTTGTTGTAACCCGTCTATGCGATGTTACCATCTGGAACAATAAAGTTGATTGATAGATTGATTAGTACTGAATGTATAATTTTATTGAAGTCTTTAATTAAGACTTcatttgagcaaaaaaaaaaagatttatcaaAGCAAGCCCAGTTaagtttttaaatcattttaaagcctTTCTTAAAGTGTATCAGCAAACTGTTTTTAGTTACTCTTTAACATGGAGGATTATTTCAACAATTGCAAGCCCTTTGACCTCTTTCCACTCCCAACTCCCAATTGATTTGTTTACTCTTTCTCCAGATCCAACCATAATGGAAACTCTGGAACATAAATTCTTTTTAGAGGAGTTGCTGTTTTGGACCATAAAGTATGAGTTTCCATATGGATggttacatttttactgaacaTGTTGCCAGATCAAGACTATAAGATATGTTTGCAAGTTTACCTGCTGAAATGCATACTGACTTGAAAATGATAGCATGCGCTTCTTTATGCAGTATTGCTGTTACAGAAATGCATGTTATAATTTTCACATTGTTGAATGTATACTAGTCCtgaatgtttaattttaatatctACTGCATGAAAACCAAACACTCCTAAGGATGTCCTGTGCTCAGCAACATTAAATGAATAGCATTTTAGATTTCTGTCTTTGTAATTatgaagaaacacaaaataagaaaCTGATACATTCTGACATCCTCCCCCGCAACCCATAACTTGAATAACACTGGAGTGTGGCAATAATCGTCGTGTCAGGcctgcacagacatgagtcaaaGAACAAAACTTGATATGCAGCTCAAAATAAGCACATCAGCCTCCCAGCAGCTTGAGACCTCCATTTTTAGCAAGCGTCTATTTGAAGTAATGCTCTAAATGAGTTTTGTTGTtagtaaacacattttaactgaATTCCGTCAAGTTATAGCACATGCTTCCTTGTTTCCAGATTCACCAAAACATTTGTTCAACATTATGCATTCATCATGAAAACGCTGATGAAAAGCAATGAATCAGACACTATGTCCAACCGCATAGTACATATCAGTGTGCAGCTGTTCAGCAATGAGGAGCTGGCGCGCCACATGACAGAGGAGTGCCAACTGCTGGACATTATGGTCACAGTCCTCCTCTACATGATGGAGAGTTGCCTTATCAAAAGTGAACTTCAAGATGAGCTGTGGGTGGTGCACGACACAGACATTTTCCCAATATACAGACTTTCCCCTTTAGACTTCTGAACTCCTGGACAAAAACAATGTATGCCTGGAAGCAAATGAAGACCGAAACACACCTGCTAATTGTGAGTTGCTCTGGGACCCAGGTATTACTGATCATCTGAAGTCTTTTGGATCCCTGCCAGCTACCTGTCCCTCTTTAGACAAAGGGTGTAATGTGTTATTTGAACCAAACTGAACACAAAGGTTAATGTACAGTTGGAATacagtgaaataatttattcacaGAAGTGACAAACTTATTATTGTCATGTTTTAATTTCTGGAATGACAGCACTAAAGCTAACTGGCTAGCCTGTTCTGATCATTAcaagcattaaaatataaaaaaatcctCTATGTCACAAACATGCATCATGGAAAGACAAGTAAAGAATGAGGAAGTCACTCCTGTGCTCTCTGTTGCAGAGGTGCAAGTGACAGACATACCAACATCATGTTTAACAGAAAGACAAATGTGTATAAAAGGCATAAAAGCTATAATAGgactgttttaatttgctagCTGAGCATAACTATATAACTGGAAGCTTTGTTTTGTGGCAACAGCTGGCGAAAGTGTTGCTACGCTACTATTTGGCGTAGCAACACTTTTGCCAGGTTGGTAGCAGGTTGGTTGCACGTGTGAGACATATCTGTTGTCATCCAGGTGGAAACGGGAGAATCTGAGTCATAGGGCCTACATGCTGCATATAGAGGTTGtgatataacaaataaaaaaatacagtgtatTTAAATTTGTCCTAAAACAGGAAAATTTGGCTGAATGTTGACCCTGGGAAGACACTGCGTGAGCGCAATGAATTTGGGAGTCTCCTGGGAAAATCAGGAGTTTTGGCACGTATGGTAATTAGAGAGTGAGTCATCAGTCACAATCCTGGCCAGTTTGCTCTCCTTATACATTCTCAGTTGGAATAGTCTCATTCTTGAcccactgagaaaaaaaagttacaagCAGTGGGAATCTTTTAGCATACGGTTTTTGACAAGTATTCTCACACTGGCGAAAGAAATTTGCCACCAGGCAGTAGCTACTCATTCCCATTCTGTGTGATGGCAGAGTGGCTTTGTGAGCCCCATAATGGATTGAACTAGCAGAAGCTGGCAGTTAATGACTTCATTCATTCAGAGTACTTTACTCTCCCTGAGAAAACACTATGATGGACTCAAATTAACATGCCACTTAATAACATTACTTCATCTGTTTTAGGCTTTCAAAACCTCCTTCTCTCATCACTGCTTTTATGTACAACTGTGTAGCACagccccctttctctttttttcagatgaAGAGAATAGCCGCCATGTGGTGGTAAACTGTGCAGAGGCTCTactgaaaaacaacacatactggcctttagttagcgaTTTTATTAATATTCTCTCACACCAAAGTGTAGCAAAGAAGTTCTTGGAGGACCACTCCTTGCTTATGCTGTGGATGAGCTTTGTGTCCTTCTTCCAAAGTAAGTATTCCTGGGAATTTGCCTTACTCTGATCAACCCCCACTTTACTGAAGCCCACATGTCTGAGCTGTGTCTTTGTACAAATCCATGGATTTGACAGCCACGCAAAACAAACCAGCCATTTTTTAGAAGTGtgcaaatattttctgtggcaccattcattttaaaatggtagcTGAAGAAGACAGAAGACAAGCGTGCCAGAGAAGTCTTCAGGCAGCAGAAATGTCATTCACACACTACTCATCTCCACATCCCCCATTATCATATAAATAACATATAGGCAGTTTAAAAAGGTGAAGTTTAAGTATGCCACATGTTCCTTTTATTGAGCTTAGCTGATTGATTGCTCTGCAGTACTGAATTTGTCAGCTCCCTTTACACTTGAAGTTTTTCTATTTATCTTAATTAGTTCATCTTGATCAATTGGCAAGGGTTTGGATATTATGTGGTCATCACAATGAAGTAACCACCCTGATCTGGCCTTAGTGGTGTTGTGTACTGGCTGTTTTAGGTATGAACTTGAACAAGAGGGAGCTGAATGAACATGTGGAGTTTGAGTCCCAGACTTACTATGCAGCTTTTGCAGCAGAGCTGGAGGCCTGTGCCCAGCCCATGTGGGGGCTCATAACCCACTGCAAAGTCAAAGTAAGACCACCCACCCATTTCCATTTACAGAACCATTCAATTGTCTCTACCCCAAATCATGCAGATTGTTTGCTGAACAATGtgttttgttcattgatttttgTAGTTTACTTTATCTCCTTTAAATTAGAGTAGTTTGGATGTTTACAACTTAGCTGCTACATGAAGAGCCTGTGTGTTagttcattgtttaaaaaaaaaagaaattgtcgCTAACTGTGATTTAACATTTGCTTTTTGTGTAGGAAACACAGGAGTACACAAAAACGGTAGTGTGGTATTGTCTGGAGGCCTTGCAACTGTGGTTTGATTCAATTGGCTTTGTGGATGAGGTACATCTTATTACATATGAACAGGTGTTTACATAAGGTGTTTATATAACCATTTGCAGTCATATGAAATGTCACACAAGCAAAacttgttttgtcattttcttttcagccaaCTCCCAATCAAGTGGCATTTCatctgtgtggtgtggggatggctggtttaagcagccacacctgccctgggtcaagctaattagacctggctagttagataattggttatgaattggataattggccaggctaattgggcccaggaacaggggtggctgcacctgtgcgtagtgaggtaatcagtgcgcacaggttaaatctgccatccccacccacacaagggagcctctctgtcatgacagtgttttataTCTGCTCCTTGGCGGTAACATCTCGCCaaacccttgtaaataaatctggactgcttgaacatcgtctccctgtgtctctgtgctggagggcc
It contains:
- the LOC135251994 gene encoding E3 ubiquitin-protein ligase ubr3-like, which produces MLWMSFVSFFQSMNLNKRELNEHVEFESQTYYAAFAAELEACAQPMWGLITHCKVKETQEYTKTVVWYCLEALQLWFDSIGFVDEPTPNQVAFHLCGVGMAGLSSHTCPGSS